A region of the Apium graveolens cultivar Ventura chromosome 6, ASM990537v1, whole genome shotgun sequence genome:
TAAGCACATCAATCTTGATTAGTCCTTTGATGATGAAGCTTGTTTTGATTGTCTCTTATCCTCTTAGGTTTGATCAACATGATATGTAGTATATATTATATACTTAGTTCTTGGTATATTGATCAGTGAGTTTCtttataatttcataaattagcAACATGATAAATGGTATACTTAGTTGTTGGTATAGTGATCAGTGAGTTTCTTGATAATTTGATAAATTAGCTGCTGTTAATTTATTTGAGCATGTACATATTGTTAGAATATAAAATAAGATCCAGTTGGGACCTTTCTCAAGACCTTGAGGTTTTAGATAGACCGGTTAATTGAGAGGTAAATTTATAAGTTGTCCTTCTATTGGGATGTATATTTAAGTGTTTATGAACACTAGATAATCCGATTGCGAGTTGTAGAAGGTAGAAACAATTTTGTGATGCCAGGACTGAAGTTTAAAGGGATTATGTGGATAATATTTGGCTGGTTAAAAATTTACGAGTTGATTCATACTCAAAGTTTTAGCATTTTGTCAGTTACCTCTCCAGTTGTGTTTGGGAGTTATCAGATTTGAGAACTGGTTTCTTGACATACTGTTTGTGATGCTAGTGATTCGTAATTATGGTTGATTCGCAACAGATTTTGCCTTTGTTTGTGTTTTTGTAATCACTCTATTTTGTAATTATAGCATTTTGTATTTGGCATACATTCTTGATCATCTAGAAAATCTTGCTCTCCGTGGAGAATATTGGCACAATTTAACTTTTAGTCATTTATTTACAGAATCTGTAAAACATGGGGCACAAGTATCTTTGGACAGCTTTCTGTTTATGGGCTTTCACATGCACTCTTCTTCAGGCTTCCTCTGATGGTTTATTGAGAGTTGGTTTGAAGAAACGGCAGTTGGATCGTGACAGCATTAAAGCAGCCAGAAGCAGTAAAGTGGATGGTAAATATGTGAAGGCTGGTTTGGGTGATTCGGACATTGACACTGTATCTCTGACGAACTATTTGGATGCCCAGTATTATGGGGAAATTGGCGTTGGCTCACCTTCCCAGAAATTCACTGTTATATTTGATACTGGGAGTTCAAATCTCTGGGTTCCGTCATCAAAATGCTACTTTTCAGTGAGTTATTCGGGATGCTTATACTTGCTACCTTCCATTACTCATACTTGGAAAGTTGCATAATATATTTCAATATTTGCAGATTGCTTGCTGGTTACATCCCAAGTACAAGTCAAAGAAATCTAGTACATATATTGCAAATGGTAAAAGACATGAAAGCTTCATTTGACCTGCGAGCATTTTACTATAACAAAGTCTGTAGAGTGTAAAATTTGTAATAGATTGCATGCTTCACTTATTTGATTGATTTATTGTAGGAAAACGTGTTTCGATAAATTATGGATCGGGATCAGTTTCTGGCTTCTTAAGTCAAGACAGTGTCGAAGTTGGGGATCTTTTAATTAAAGATCAAGTACGTCTAGCATTATTTAATGCTCTAACTCATGTCTGAGTCTTTTTTTGGTAGTCTGATGGTCTTGATTGTTACATTAGGTTTTCATTGAGACTACAAAAGAAGGAAGCCTTACATTTGTAGTGGCAAAGTTTGATGGTATTCTTGGACTTGGATTCCAGGAAATTTCTGTCGGAAATGTGGTTCCACCCTGGTATCATTTTAGACCCAGTTGATTTTTAGAACTTTACATTATTACATCCTTACAGAAAGGATTTGCTATGGCCTCTGTTTTCTTGCTTCTGTCTTTAATGCATCTAAGCTTATACAAAAATGCAGGTACAATATGGTAGACCAAGGTCTGGTAAAGGAAAAGGTATTCTCATTTTGGCTCAATCGAGATGCAGATGCTGAAGAGGGAGGTGAACTTGTGTTTGGTGGTGTAGATCCAAAACACTTCAAGGGGAAGCACACTTACGTACCAATAACCGACAAGGGTTACTGGCAGGTTTGTATTGTTAAAAGATGAGCCGGTAATTTAATCTGATTTTACTTGTATATTCTGATTTAAAGCTAATCATTTTTTTCCTTTCGCAGTTTGATATGGGTGACTTTCTCATTGGCAACAAGTCCACAGGTCATTTCTTAATGCCGACTACAGAGAATTTATGGTTTAAAATAGATTCTTGATAAGTACTAGATAATGGCATTTACTTCTATCCTTACTTGTTGCTGGTCTTTGGTTACAAACAGCAATGTAGGTAATCATTTTAAGCCATGTTTATGACCAATTTAGAAAGATTGAATGATGATCCAAACCAAAAATACCTATACATATGTTGAAGTCTTCACAGGGATATTATTGTGGTTGAGGTCTAATCTAGTTAAGAAATATATTCGCATTTTTCATAAGCTGCAAAGTTATTTAGTAATTAATCTTTAGAGCACAAAATCAACCAACTTCTATATTGAATCCATTAGCTTAGACGTAGTTTGGAACATATATGAAATTTCCAGTGTTTTTCCTTCAGGTTATTGTGATGGAGGTTGTTCTGCCATTGTGGATTCCGGGACATCCTTGCTTGCTGGTCCAACTGTTAGTTTCCCTAGCCCTTTTATCCACCCATTAATTCAttttgattttcaaaaattatgaattaTGTCATCTTTCCGAAAAAAATTGCATGCAGTACTTGTAGGATAAGTCTCACATTCCTATACGAGTTTGAAACTTTAATTTAAGTTGGATTCTTATTTAAGATTATTAAGGTTTGTGTAAATATAGTAATTTGTAGTAAAATTACTATTTAAGATAGGGAAGTTAGTAGTCATCATAGGTAAGAGTTCAAAGTTGATTACGATTGGAAAATATATAGTGCATATAAAAAGGATGATTTTTGACATTGAGAGAGAGTTTTGCATCAAATGAGGTGATTCAGTTCAATAGTGAAGTGAGATAGCGTCTCCATTCTAATAGCACATTCATTACAGTGGTTTTTGGTTttacccccccccccccaaaGTGGTTTCCTCATTAAATTCATTCTTCCTGCTattgttttttttaattaaaaactgtttttggagaaatactaACAATGCTTTGTTGTCTATCAACTTTAGAATATAGTGACTCAAATTAACCATGCCATTGGAGCAGAAGGGATAGTGAGCATGGAATGTAAACAAGTTGTCTCTGAATATGGAGAGATGATCTGGGATCTTCTAGTATCAGGGGTTTGTTTTTTATACATCTCTTagatatatgatatatatatatatatattccttgTTAAAATAAACTTTAGCATTTAATTTGCATTATTATGTTACTTACAGTTGGGACCTGATGTAGTATGTTCACAAATCGGTTTGTGTTTCTCAAATGGAAAAGATCAACACATGAGGTATTCCACTAGGCACATGCCTTTTAAATTTACTATGAACCAGTGCAGATATGATTTGTGAATGTA
Encoded here:
- the LOC141668603 gene encoding aspartic proteinase A1-like; the protein is MGHKYLWTAFCLWAFTCTLLQASSDGLLRVGLKKRQLDRDSIKAARSSKVDGKYVKAGLGDSDIDTVSLTNYLDAQYYGEIGVGSPSQKFTVIFDTGSSNLWVPSSKCYFSIACWLHPKYKSKKSSTYIANGKRVSINYGSGSVSGFLSQDSVEVGDLLIKDQVFIETTKEGSLTFVVAKFDGILGLGFQEISVGNVVPPWYNMVDQGLVKEKVFSFWLNRDADAEEGGELVFGGVDPKHFKGKHTYVPITDKGYWQFDMGDFLIGNKSTGYCDGGCSAIVDSGTSLLAGPTNIVTQINHAIGAEGIVSMECKQVVSEYGEMIWDLLVSGLGPDVVCSQIGLCFSNGKDQHMSSIIKTVVEKTDQGEASSKDDLGCTACELLVSWISTQLKQEGTKDSVLNYVNQLCENFPSPMGESVIDCNSLSKMPNITFTIGKKTFSLSPEQYILKTGEGVATVCLSGFIALDVPPPKGPLWILGDVFMGVYHTVFDYGNLQLGFAESA